One window from the genome of Leptospira broomii serovar Hurstbridge str. 5399 encodes:
- a CDS encoding tetratricopeptide repeat protein — protein sequence MKYIKNTAVFSLIALTFLLCGPKDPIKQAIETNKQGAELLPSNPEKALNKFLEASELDPKQAEYRTNAGIAYMTMDRKKEALEKFGEAVQIDSKYMQAYYNSGVILESLGRHKEAIQNYESALKLTTDDTPEIIYNLALSNENSGQKEDAIEYYSKFVKIAPASFKPAIEEAKTRIQKLGGKKNAEAKETKRVKSKKAKRNKN from the coding sequence TTGAAATACATAAAAAATACCGCCGTATTCTCTCTCATAGCTCTAACCTTTCTACTTTGCGGACCCAAAGATCCGATCAAGCAGGCAATCGAAACCAATAAACAAGGAGCGGAGCTACTCCCGTCCAATCCCGAAAAAGCGCTCAACAAATTTCTGGAAGCCTCGGAACTGGACCCTAAACAAGCGGAGTACCGAACCAATGCCGGAATCGCCTACATGACGATGGACCGAAAAAAAGAGGCCCTAGAGAAATTCGGAGAAGCCGTCCAAATCGATTCCAAATATATGCAGGCGTACTACAACAGTGGTGTGATCTTGGAAAGCCTAGGTCGACACAAGGAAGCGATCCAAAACTATGAATCCGCACTAAAGCTGACCACGGACGACACACCCGAAATCATATACAATCTCGCCCTATCGAACGAAAACTCGGGACAAAAAGAGGACGCAATCGAATACTATTCCAAATTCGTAAAAATTGCACCCGCATCCTTTAAACCTGCGATCGAAGAGGCAAAAACTCGAATCCAAAAGCTCGGCGGAAAAAAGAATGCCGAAGCAAAAGAAACCAAACGAGTAAAATCAAAAAAAGCAAAAAGAAATAAGAATTAA
- a CDS encoding IS3 family transposase, giving the protein MSGKNDSESSFLIRLSQARVQALPFLRKVLGSSALSIAPRNSKSILPHNLSNLKPLTAKDLFNNRFPNLNLSYYTDLTKNILTNITYIPIAGKANYLFVIKDLFNREIMGWEIAPSLETRHLLTAFKRALIRRKSPKGIIFHSDRGVQYVSEDFRKELNTNEFIQSMSRKGNCYDNAPMESFFKTPKVEEVYRRKFNTIKEAKYFLFDYIERYYNRRRRHSTLGYLSPVEFREKITA; this is encoded by the coding sequence TTGTCCGGGAAGAATGATTCCGAGTCTTCCTTCCTCATCAGGCTAAGCCAAGCGCGGGTCCAGGCGCTTCCTTTCCTTCGGAAAGTTCTCGGCTCCTCCGCTTTGTCCATTGCTCCAAGAAACTCAAAATCAATCCTGCCTCACAACCTTTCTAATCTAAAGCCTCTCACTGCTAAAGACCTCTTCAACAATCGCTTTCCTAATCTAAATCTATCCTACTACACTGATCTCACCAAAAACATTCTCACCAATATTACGTATATACCTATCGCTGGAAAAGCGAATTATCTATTTGTAATTAAGGATCTATTCAATAGAGAGATTATGGGATGGGAAATAGCACCTAGTCTTGAGACTCGGCACCTGCTTACTGCTTTCAAAAGGGCTTTGATCAGGAGAAAATCGCCAAAAGGAATTATATTTCATTCTGATAGAGGAGTCCAGTATGTCAGTGAAGACTTTAGAAAAGAGTTAAATACGAATGAATTTATTCAGAGCATGAGTAGGAAAGGCAACTGCTACGACAATGCTCCGATGGAATCTTTCTTTAAAACTCCGAAAGTAGAGGAAGTTTATAGAAGAAAATTCAACACAATTAAGGAAGCGAAATATTTTCTGTTCGACTATATCGAAAGATATTACAACAGAAGGAGACGACACTCGACTTTAGGTTATCTTAGCCCCGTCGAGTTCAGAGAAAAAATTACTGCATGA
- a CDS encoding MORN repeat-containing protein, with protein sequence MKKTFINFLQSIQVPRFYAFARSIPYSKKTQWIVLLLFLGWFAIVVVPFFLSSANGTCKSGSCWFGTGVMSYPDGNEYKGEFLLRKGHGNGEFRSQKGERYFGEWSWGKKNGYGIYSYANGDVYEGHFSANVKEGFGAFSWKGGVRYIGQWEKGEPSGKGKLILNDGKLVLDGEYRKGVIYQGKGMYVYEDQTRYIGEWQEGKRHGFGVLLDSDGSLIYSGLWENDRQLKSAPSKGKRTS encoded by the coding sequence ATGAAGAAAACTTTTATTAATTTTTTGCAATCCATCCAGGTTCCTAGATTTTACGCTTTTGCCAGGTCGATTCCTTACTCCAAAAAGACGCAATGGATCGTATTACTGCTGTTCCTGGGTTGGTTTGCGATCGTGGTAGTTCCCTTCTTTTTATCTTCCGCAAACGGAACTTGCAAGAGCGGAAGTTGCTGGTTCGGAACAGGGGTCATGTCGTATCCGGACGGAAACGAATATAAAGGAGAATTCCTTTTGCGAAAGGGTCATGGGAACGGAGAGTTTCGGAGCCAAAAGGGAGAGAGGTACTTTGGCGAATGGTCCTGGGGGAAGAAGAACGGTTACGGGATCTATTCGTATGCGAACGGGGATGTTTACGAGGGGCATTTTTCGGCCAATGTTAAAGAAGGCTTCGGGGCTTTTAGCTGGAAGGGCGGCGTTAGGTACATCGGGCAGTGGGAAAAAGGAGAGCCGTCCGGTAAAGGGAAGTTGATCCTGAACGACGGGAAGCTGGTCTTAGACGGCGAGTATCGAAAGGGAGTCATCTATCAAGGAAAAGGAATGTACGTTTACGAGGATCAGACCAGGTATATTGGGGAATGGCAGGAGGGGAAGCGACACGGATTCGGGGTACTTCTGGACTCGGACGGATCGCTTATATACTCGGGTCTGTGGGAGAACGACCGACAATTGAAATCGGCACCTTCCAAAGGAAAAAGAACTTCCTAA
- a CDS encoding Lp29 family lipoprotein, protein MRFLLVLGLFFFVFSCTAANLVGSEPVPKVRLDSRKKVALVGFHPYSTSTVGVKLDGWINSPCKSVISQKYGTDLKSAFFKGRRNVPSDHRAAYPLSSQVVSPLSWGEPISKFPSTTWEENIPEENIKDFIEFSYKHLAAGALPDICEVLDWDASSKSFRLKKRNVDYFVVGFFTPVFWRPTFVGAVSFAVSFPFSFLSLGILPTVWQKQTDSFFRVYDSKLNVVKNLETKNSFWTISALWVFPSDRSKVVEEFSYDPPAWEKDVEELDRAWRPE, encoded by the coding sequence ATGCGTTTTCTCCTTGTTTTAGGTCTTTTCTTTTTCGTTTTTTCCTGTACGGCGGCTAATTTAGTCGGGTCCGAACCCGTTCCGAAAGTGAGACTTGATTCCAGGAAGAAAGTCGCTTTAGTCGGCTTTCATCCTTATTCGACCTCTACCGTGGGAGTGAAATTAGACGGCTGGATCAACTCTCCTTGCAAGAGTGTCATCTCCCAAAAATATGGTACCGATTTAAAGTCGGCCTTTTTTAAGGGTAGGAGAAACGTTCCTTCGGATCATAGGGCGGCATATCCGTTGTCTTCGCAGGTTGTTTCCCCGCTTTCTTGGGGAGAGCCGATTTCCAAATTTCCTTCCACGACTTGGGAAGAAAATATACCGGAAGAGAATATTAAGGATTTTATAGAATTTTCGTATAAACATCTGGCGGCGGGCGCGTTGCCCGATATTTGCGAGGTTTTGGATTGGGACGCTAGTTCCAAATCTTTTCGGTTAAAAAAGAGGAACGTGGACTATTTTGTTGTCGGGTTCTTTACTCCGGTGTTTTGGCGGCCTACTTTCGTCGGCGCTGTCTCGTTTGCCGTGTCTTTTCCCTTCAGTTTTCTTAGCCTGGGTATCTTGCCTACGGTTTGGCAGAAACAGACCGACTCTTTTTTTAGAGTCTATGATTCCAAATTGAATGTGGTCAAGAACCTGGAGACGAAAAATTCTTTTTGGACGATTTCCGCCCTTTGGGTTTTTCCGAGCGATCGGAGTAAGGTCGTTGAAGAATTTTCTTACGATCCTCCCGCTTGGGAAAAGGATGTGGAAGAGTTGGATCGGGCCTGGAGGCCGGAATAG
- a CDS encoding PI-PLC domain-containing protein — protein MSFNYATWMGDHVYRKRLLGNIPILATHNSGCYNGQNTIMVKCQERNILEQLMGGIRCFDIRVRVSNNWYVMHHNDNCPPIGNEIERQQYEAALYSMKAFLTMRIPNCTPENEFILIFLSGSDNGNLTAEQEYYVLWKTQDVFRELLFNEPLTPDITYEHLLKSNQRVLLFTKSLNKLEANGSRPTWALDWNQFVQGTWVTEQSQFGSPLDSERLNIVEKNITDAVSKRADDLSKSPNIWSSDQKIFLSCDFNIWTTNVGGLAESQVNPMATRVIRKLSSDPILKNGTNLMSVDFFNLPNTDLMDSIIQANDIIRMVAEK, from the coding sequence ATGTCATTTAACTATGCAACTTGGATGGGCGATCACGTTTATAGGAAAAGATTACTGGGTAATATTCCAATTCTCGCAACACATAATTCTGGTTGTTATAATGGACAAAATACCATTATGGTCAAGTGCCAAGAGAGAAATATATTGGAGCAACTTATGGGCGGTATTCGTTGCTTCGATATTCGTGTTCGCGTATCAAACAATTGGTATGTGATGCATCATAATGATAATTGTCCTCCAATTGGAAATGAAATTGAGCGTCAACAATACGAAGCCGCTTTATATTCAATGAAAGCTTTCCTCACTATGAGAATACCAAATTGTACGCCTGAGAACGAATTCATATTAATATTTCTTTCGGGATCTGATAATGGAAACCTAACAGCCGAACAAGAATATTACGTACTCTGGAAGACGCAGGATGTATTTAGAGAACTTTTATTTAATGAGCCATTAACTCCGGACATAACATATGAGCATCTTTTGAAATCAAATCAGCGCGTTTTACTTTTTACAAAATCACTTAACAAGCTCGAAGCTAACGGCAGTAGACCAACTTGGGCATTAGACTGGAACCAATTTGTTCAAGGAACATGGGTTACAGAACAATCCCAGTTTGGGTCTCCTTTAGATTCCGAAAGATTGAACATAGTTGAGAAAAATATAACTGACGCTGTTTCAAAAAGAGCAGATGATCTTTCGAAAAGCCCAAATATATGGTCTTCCGATCAAAAAATCTTTCTATCATGCGATTTTAATATCTGGACAACAAATGTTGGGGGGTTGGCTGAAAGTCAAGTCAATCCAATGGCGACTCGCGTAATTAGAAAATTATCTAGTGATCCAATTTTAAAAAATGGAACGAATTTAATGAGTGTTGATTTTTTTAATCTCCCGAATACCGATTTGATGGACTCGATAATCCAAGCAAATGATATCATTCGTATGGTGGCTGAGAAGTAG
- a CDS encoding tetratricopeptide repeat protein yields the protein MQTFYLFFQFQGDKPRQMRSFIQDVTRLLFRRNGLFLLSVFFLDVGCGGVSKETKDHYASGAAFFQEKKLDTAIGEFQKVYQDDPDYLSTRLMLGKCYFYSEDFKKAKEIFGEDFANNPGRLNSGIWWFRTRFILGEDPSEILLGVNSILEIDPEKTEAWILRGLIEEKLGKPSEAVRSYLKVAEDSDRVAFANYRLSKVFRVIGISARAEKYAEKARALGYEIPAKSDKVK from the coding sequence GTGCAAACTTTCTATCTATTCTTTCAGTTCCAAGGGGATAAACCGAGACAGATGCGATCCTTTATTCAAGACGTCACTCGCCTTCTTTTCCGTCGAAACGGACTTTTTCTTTTGAGCGTTTTCTTTCTCGACGTCGGTTGCGGCGGGGTTTCTAAAGAAACGAAAGATCATTATGCGTCCGGTGCGGCTTTTTTTCAGGAAAAAAAATTGGATACGGCGATCGGCGAATTCCAGAAGGTTTATCAGGATGATCCGGATTATCTTTCCACCCGATTGATGCTGGGGAAATGTTATTTTTATTCGGAAGATTTTAAGAAGGCTAAGGAAATTTTCGGCGAGGACTTTGCCAATAATCCAGGTAGATTGAATTCGGGAATTTGGTGGTTTAGGACCCGGTTTATTTTAGGAGAAGATCCGAGCGAGATCTTACTCGGTGTGAATTCCATTTTAGAAATCGATCCGGAAAAAACGGAGGCTTGGATATTGCGGGGTTTGATCGAGGAAAAGCTAGGCAAACCGTCCGAGGCTGTGCGCAGCTATCTGAAAGTCGCGGAAGATTCGGATCGGGTGGCTTTTGCGAACTACAGGTTGTCAAAAGTTTTTAGAGTGATCGGAATTTCCGCTAGAGCGGAAAAATACGCCGAAAAAGCGAGAGCCCTGGGTTATGAGATTCCCGCAAAATCGGATAAAGTAAAATGA
- a CDS encoding N-acetylmuramoyl-L-alanine amidase → MFLIIIFFTTSLSSQEVPKKTFNILIDPGHGGLDLKPKEEHGDKYDPVTQKYLEPYKAGAKSKGRRESEVVLALAKEVKEVLDLTKTSEGFDTFQGYAKRFTNDSLPWIRIDSDLTREETASEEGVDLSSDPNANYRLYDYPDKKSGKIRSGRISRINASRPYLVLSLHLNPSWKDHPGGMAAVLTPSYRTFYALRKISEGASSKSFENGPWKEWMRFKMEWSTLQNAVADSWIYFNGYWPNKSGKKSDLANFEGYRQNMVTWKYADSPGWIERAKLGGPGPYAKKHSEYSAKGPFWDRERSQVELWRREDGPEGFGGDNNFAAVELMRFVQYGLRSIPTEEVELSHPGPINDPYISTYSLPTFINAISAYLEIGYIDKEKDMKILTKRRKDVAISLAVGIYSLFHGIKTKPLDSPYIPKGKKISWSKYENWKDGNYFRIVREE, encoded by the coding sequence ATTTTTCTAATCATTATTTTTTTTACAACTTCTCTCTCTTCTCAGGAAGTTCCGAAAAAAACGTTTAATATTTTAATCGATCCCGGGCACGGCGGTCTCGATCTTAAGCCTAAAGAAGAACACGGTGATAAATACGATCCTGTTACTCAGAAGTATTTGGAACCCTACAAAGCGGGAGCGAAGTCCAAGGGGCGAAGAGAAAGCGAGGTTGTTCTCGCGCTCGCCAAAGAAGTGAAGGAAGTTTTGGATCTTACGAAAACTTCGGAAGGTTTCGATACGTTTCAAGGATATGCAAAGCGGTTTACGAACGATTCCCTGCCTTGGATTCGAATCGATTCGGATTTAACCCGAGAAGAGACAGCCTCCGAAGAGGGTGTCGATTTATCTTCCGATCCGAACGCCAATTACCGTCTTTACGATTACCCCGACAAGAAGTCGGGTAAAATTCGATCCGGACGAATCTCCAGAATCAACGCTTCTCGTCCCTATCTCGTTCTCTCTTTGCATTTGAATCCTAGCTGGAAGGATCATCCCGGCGGTATGGCTGCCGTTCTTACCCCTTCCTATCGTACGTTCTATGCGTTGAGAAAGATTTCGGAGGGAGCTTCTTCAAAATCCTTCGAGAACGGGCCGTGGAAGGAATGGATGCGATTTAAGATGGAATGGTCAACTTTACAAAACGCGGTCGCCGATTCGTGGATCTATTTCAACGGTTACTGGCCCAATAAATCGGGAAAGAAATCCGACCTCGCGAACTTCGAAGGCTATCGTCAAAATATGGTGACCTGGAAATATGCGGATTCGCCAGGCTGGATCGAGAGAGCTAAACTAGGAGGTCCTGGCCCCTATGCAAAAAAACACTCCGAGTATTCCGCTAAAGGTCCGTTCTGGGATCGAGAACGTTCTCAGGTTGAATTATGGAGGAGGGAAGACGGGCCGGAAGGATTCGGAGGCGATAATAATTTTGCTGCCGTCGAACTGATGAGATTCGTTCAATACGGACTTCGCTCCATACCGACGGAAGAAGTCGAACTTTCTCATCCCGGGCCGATCAACGATCCTTATATTTCAACTTATAGTCTTCCCACTTTCATCAACGCTATTTCGGCATATCTTGAAATCGGTTATATCGATAAAGAAAAAGATATGAAAATTCTGACGAAGCGAAGAAAGGATGTCGCGATCTCATTGGCGGTCGGAATTTACTCTTTGTTTCACGGTATTAAGACTAAACCATTAGATTCTCCTTATATTCCCAAAGGAAAGAAAATATCTTGGTCTAAATACGAAAATTGGAAAGACGGTAATTATTTTAGGATTGTCCGGGAAGAATGA